GCGGATGGCATCGAACTTGGACCAGCCGACGCGGTTGACCTGACCGTTCAGGGTCAGGCGGTCGTTGACGGCATAGCGCACCGAGGCCGAGGCGAACCAAGGCGTGGTGAAGCTCGCCGTGCCCTCGCTGGCGACGTTGCCGGTCGCGATCGGGCCCAGCAGACCCGAGATGTTCACGTCCCCGTCCAGCTCGTGCTCGATCTCGGACCGGTAGCTCAGGCCGAAGTCCCACGCGCCCTTGTGGACCTGGGCCCCGACGTTCCAGCCGTAGTCCACGCCGTCGCCTTCCAGCGTCGAGCGGCCATCGGCCAGCAGCGGCGACAGGTTGGGCAGGCTGGAGCTGAGGAAGGCCTCCACATACTGGATGTCGACGCCCGCGCCGACGTCCAGCCAGTCGTTGACCTGATAGGCGGCCGTCAGGCCGACGTTGCCCGACCGCAGTTCCGAGGTCAGGGCGTCATAGCGGGTGAACGCTCCAGGCTCGTACTTGGTCGTGAAGTTGTAGGGGGCCGCGACGCTGATGCCGACCGCGAACCGGTCGCCGACCGGCATGGCGAAGGCGAAGTTGGGGACCAGGCCGCTCTCGATGGGATCGCCCTCGTGACCCGTGCCCAGCGGCCCGGTGACCGGCACGGTCACGCCGCCCGGATAGGTGAGGGTGGAGCCCGCATTGTCGACGCCGGAATCCAGCAGCAGGCCGTGCAGGCCGACATAGACCTCGCGTCCGCTGCGCGCGATCGAGGCCGGGTTCCACCACAGCGACGACACGCCGGTGTCCGCCGTCTCGCCGGAATAGGCGCGGCCCGCGCCACGCGCCGACTGTTCCTTCAGATAGAAGGTCTCGGCCAGCGACGGCGTGGCCACCGCCATCAGGGCGGCGACGGAGACGGCAAGGCGAAGACCGCCGACCGGGGTCGTGGAAACGGGCATGGAGCATCCTTTCGGACGCTCCCGGTTCCGGGGAGCGTCGCTGGCAATCGGGGAGGAAAGGGCGGGGAGGCCCTCGTCACCATCAAGTGCGCGACTTGGTCATTTGTTGCAATGTAACCGATGCCAATGTTGCAAACTTGTGATCCGACGCCCGATGTTCGGCGAACCTTGCAAGAAACCGTCCTTAAGTGGCGATCTTGACCGTCAGAATACCGTCCTGGGCTAGCCGGCTCGCCAGGGCGTCGATCGCGGCGTCCACAAGCGCGGCGTCGCGACCGCGCACGACCAGATTGGTACCCACCTCCCCATCCGATCCCGCCCCGAACGGGTAGCTGCCGAACGACAGGTCGCGGCTGGTCCTGGCAGCCTCGGCCAGGGGGGCCGCGATCGCCCCCTCGCCCACCCCCGTGACCCGGAGAGTCCGCGCATGG
This DNA window, taken from Brevundimonas subvibrioides ATCC 15264, encodes the following:
- a CDS encoding outer membrane protein transport protein — its product is MPVSTTPVGGLRLAVSVAALMAVATPSLAETFYLKEQSARGAGRAYSGETADTGVSSLWWNPASIARSGREVYVGLHGLLLDSGVDNAGSTLTYPGGVTVPVTGPLGTGHEGDPIESGLVPNFAFAMPVGDRFAVGISVAAPYNFTTKYEPGAFTRYDALTSELRSGNVGLTAAYQVNDWLDVGAGVDIQYVEAFLSSSLPNLSPLLADGRSTLEGDGVDYGWNVGAQVHKGAWDFGLSYRSEIEHELDGDVNISGLLGPIATGNVASEGTASFTTPWFASASVRYAVNDRLTLNGQVNRVGWSKFDAIRVQYATGGDTIVQDYEDTTGGSVGFDYVANDRVTFRGGVAYDPTPTQDGERTARIPDGDRFLYSGGMSIKATDAITVDTALTYIALDDTTISSDRTFYAGTPAATTSRLRGTADGQGIAASVGVRWAF